One genomic region from Kamptonema formosum PCC 6407 encodes:
- a CDS encoding mechanosensitive ion channel family protein translates to MWIPQSRFKQVYKRAINLIVLFLVGWLLVLTPMGLAQGFADTGSPVVVDGIPLFYLQAVDNFRARDRTQFANNLLAEAIATDAAITFDVRNNDSNSPTSISLNNNYLLTVTANDVLPGFSPFQQANQWRNILETAIAKAKKERTSKYILQRSLWIAIVIAALLVVRILLGIAIRLFKFKTGFFSKIFFGFSWGAIALVSSEWFPILRSLRYQLVSPFSQPEWLIFFGALGGSFVLTYYATDLLKLALKKLAPHVLENIYIEVFQPSERLFQFAFLSISISWSLTLLEPLAPVIYNLLKPIVNLFLIGSLYWLSIKLASRYLRSYGFKLGSKFSPSSDDAILVFETIINILIFIVALVAFARSLNFDLIGLVASLGLVGLAVAFAAQKILEQLIATLVLYLDRPFVSGDYIRLPGGELGKVESIGLRSTKIRSLGTGTIIVMPNSILVNVEIENVTLAKKIMVLLYMNFASVLGEREYALVQQAILEKTAYLSGIDTNSTNIHQADETGKRLRVSFAILGSQDNAVEVRKRLLELASAEIAKSLSIHGIVFTMEAPTVYVQSPVTI, encoded by the coding sequence GCTCAAGGTTTTGCTGATACTGGTTCTCCTGTGGTTGTTGATGGCATCCCACTTTTTTATTTGCAAGCTGTGGATAATTTTCGCGCAAGGGATCGCACCCAATTTGCTAATAATTTACTGGCTGAGGCGATCGCTACTGATGCAGCCATAACTTTTGATGTGCGGAATAATGATAGTAACAGCCCTACTTCTATTTCTTTAAATAATAACTACCTGCTCACCGTGACAGCAAATGATGTTCTGCCAGGTTTTTCTCCATTTCAACAAGCTAATCAATGGCGGAATATTCTAGAAACAGCGATCGCCAAAGCTAAAAAAGAACGCACTTCCAAATATATTTTACAGAGAAGTCTATGGATTGCGATCGTAATCGCAGCACTGCTCGTAGTGCGGATTTTATTAGGAATAGCAATCCGATTATTTAAGTTTAAAACTGGATTTTTTAGCAAGATTTTTTTTGGTTTTAGCTGGGGTGCGATCGCCCTAGTTAGTTCTGAATGGTTTCCCATATTACGCAGTTTACGCTATCAGTTGGTTTCCCCGTTTTCTCAACCCGAGTGGCTGATATTTTTTGGAGCATTAGGAGGATCTTTTGTATTGACCTACTATGCTACAGACTTACTAAAATTAGCACTTAAAAAACTAGCTCCCCACGTCCTGGAAAATATATATATAGAAGTTTTTCAACCGAGCGAACGCCTTTTTCAATTTGCCTTTCTCAGTATTTCTATCAGTTGGTCTTTGACCTTATTAGAACCATTGGCACCAGTGATTTATAATCTACTAAAACCGATTGTCAATCTATTCTTAATTGGAAGCTTATATTGGTTATCGATAAAACTAGCTAGCCGCTACCTACGTAGCTATGGATTCAAGTTAGGCAGCAAATTTAGTCCTAGTAGTGATGATGCTATTCTGGTATTTGAGACGATTATTAATATCCTGATCTTCATTGTAGCTTTAGTTGCCTTTGCCCGCAGCCTCAACTTTGACTTGATTGGATTGGTAGCAAGCTTAGGGTTAGTCGGTTTAGCCGTCGCCTTTGCTGCTCAAAAAATTCTTGAACAACTGATTGCGACTTTAGTTCTATATCTAGATCGTCCTTTTGTTAGTGGTGACTATATCCGCTTACCAGGTGGAGAATTAGGGAAAGTAGAAAGTATTGGCTTGCGATCGACCAAAATTCGTTCCCTTGGCACTGGTACAATTATTGTGATGCCTAATTCCATTCTTGTAAATGTAGAAATTGAAAATGTTACTCTTGCAAAAAAAATTATGGTGTTATTGTATATGAACTTTGCTAGTGTTTTAGGAGAACGAGAATATGCCCTAGTTCAACAAGCGATATTGGAAAAAACCGCTTACCTATCAGGGATTGATACTAACAGCACAAATATTCATCAGGCTGATGAAACAGGAAAAAGATTGAGGGTTAGTTTTGCAATTTTAGGTTCTCAAGATAATGCAGTTGAGGTGCGTAAACGTCTACTAGAGTTGGCAAGCGCTGAAATTGCCAAATCCCTCTCGATTCATGGGATTGTGTTTACGATGGAAGCTCCTACCGTTTATGTGCAATCGCCTGTGACAATCTGA
- a CDS encoding DUF3536 domain-containing protein, with product MALHSTTAQSLWVKPSTLDAKVPTDSLAVDPARTATGVYVTVHGHFYQPPRENPYLDAIERQPGAAPFHDWNERIHHECYRPNAFARILNDRGELVGIVNNYEYLSFNIGPTLMSWLERYDREVYERILEGDRKSCARLGKGNAIAQVYNHIIMPLANERDKYTQIRWGIADFRSRFNRDPEGMWLAETGVDYATLETLVAEGIRFIILAPSQAERCRPFPSGDDPNPEWHEVGGSQIDPTRPYRCYLKPTLTTTADSLSTQHFSRNRSKSPIPSPNTPYIDIFFYDGPISRDMGFNDVLSSAQHLSGRLGQAVRGDHRPAQLIAVATDGETFGHHKGGTEKCLAYSFTEEFPRRNWTVTNFAHYLSINSPTWEVELKPVTAWSCGHGVDRWQDDCGCGGGGEWHQQWRRPLRNSLNWLRDRLIPIYEGAGRKLFTDPWAARDEYIEVIRDRSTANVNRFLTKHCDRELDDSERVDALRLLEMQRHALLMFTSCGWFFEEISRPEGVQILRYAARALELAADVTGIQCEGEFIERLALAPSNVEFFKTGAEVYRHLVATAQISLEQVTAHYAIGSLFTTFAREQQVYCYQAHQLDYQMQRMGSLALAVGQVQLTSEITQETQVFVFAVFHLGGWDFHCCIQPFGGRRSYTMLKERLFTVLEEASAAQAILEMVRLFGDQSFSLRNLFAEERHRIMRLLSQETLTRLDQLYSQVYRDNYGVMMAFHRDELTVPAELQVAAEVALGHRCLTAARALVAESYEQRFSVTIIAELEAIAVEAAQLRCRVNIPEVKETLERLILRSLEALLKEENTALIEAEIDRMDRLINLGNKLNFGLNLDRVQELYFQSLYSQIVPVCLGWLQRQESEQIITSDEENGSTDSHALVCIEEGVRWELPQIRKLLELGQKLAVDVNSWLKLLP from the coding sequence ATGGCTCTACATTCTACAACTGCTCAATCTCTCTGGGTCAAGCCTTCTACATTGGATGCAAAGGTTCCAACTGATTCACTAGCAGTCGATCCCGCACGCACCGCTACGGGGGTTTATGTCACGGTTCACGGTCATTTCTATCAGCCACCTCGCGAAAATCCTTATCTGGATGCGATCGAACGCCAACCGGGGGCGGCTCCTTTCCATGACTGGAATGAGCGTATCCACCATGAGTGCTATCGCCCTAATGCTTTTGCCCGGATTTTGAACGATCGCGGGGAATTGGTGGGGATCGTTAATAATTATGAGTATCTGAGTTTTAATATCGGCCCAACGCTGATGAGTTGGCTGGAACGATACGATCGCGAAGTTTACGAGCGGATTTTAGAGGGCGATCGCAAATCCTGCGCTCGTCTGGGCAAAGGCAATGCGATCGCTCAAGTCTACAACCATATCATTATGCCCCTGGCAAATGAGCGGGACAAATACACTCAAATTCGCTGGGGGATCGCTGATTTTAGATCGCGCTTCAACCGCGATCCCGAAGGAATGTGGCTGGCAGAAACGGGTGTAGACTACGCCACCCTAGAAACTCTGGTAGCTGAAGGTATTCGCTTCATTATCTTGGCTCCATCGCAAGCAGAACGTTGCCGTCCCTTCCCTAGTGGCGACGATCCCAACCCAGAATGGCACGAAGTAGGGGGCAGCCAAATCGATCCCACCCGCCCCTACCGCTGTTATCTCAAGCCTACACTCACCACAACGGCAGACTCTCTAAGCACTCAACATTTCAGCCGCAATCGTTCCAAATCGCCAATCCCTAGTCCAAACACGCCCTACATTGATATCTTTTTTTACGATGGCCCAATCTCGCGGGATATGGGCTTTAATGATGTTCTCAGCAGTGCTCAGCATTTGTCAGGGCGTTTGGGCCAAGCCGTGCGCGGGGATCATCGACCGGCACAATTAATCGCAGTGGCAACAGATGGGGAAACTTTTGGCCACCATAAGGGCGGTACTGAGAAGTGCCTCGCCTATAGTTTTACAGAAGAGTTTCCACGCCGCAACTGGACGGTGACGAATTTTGCCCATTATTTGAGCATCAATTCTCCTACTTGGGAAGTGGAACTGAAGCCAGTAACGGCTTGGAGTTGCGGTCATGGTGTCGATCGCTGGCAAGATGATTGTGGTTGCGGTGGTGGTGGCGAATGGCATCAACAATGGCGGCGACCCCTACGAAATAGCCTTAATTGGCTCAGGGATCGATTGATTCCCATTTATGAAGGGGCGGGGCGCAAGCTGTTTACCGATCCTTGGGCGGCGCGGGATGAGTATATTGAAGTAATTCGCGATCGCTCTACTGCTAATGTCAACCGCTTTTTAACTAAGCACTGCGATCGCGAACTCGACGATTCAGAACGGGTAGATGCTTTGCGACTGTTGGAAATGCAGCGACACGCTCTGCTAATGTTCACTAGCTGCGGCTGGTTTTTTGAGGAGATTTCCCGACCGGAAGGCGTACAAATCCTGCGCTATGCGGCTCGTGCTTTGGAATTGGCGGCGGATGTTACAGGAATACAGTGCGAAGGAGAGTTTATTGAACGTCTAGCTCTGGCACCAAGTAATGTTGAGTTTTTTAAGACGGGTGCAGAAGTTTATCGGCATCTGGTTGCGACGGCCCAAATTAGTTTAGAGCAAGTAACTGCTCACTATGCGATCGGTTCTCTCTTTACTACTTTTGCCCGCGAACAACAAGTTTACTGTTACCAGGCACACCAGCTAGATTACCAAATGCAGCGGATGGGTTCTCTGGCCTTAGCGGTGGGTCAGGTACAGTTGACCTCAGAAATTACTCAGGAAACTCAGGTTTTTGTGTTTGCTGTGTTTCACTTGGGAGGCTGGGATTTCCACTGCTGCATTCAACCTTTTGGGGGTCGCCGGTCTTATACCATGCTCAAAGAGCGCTTGTTTACAGTTCTAGAAGAGGCTTCTGCGGCTCAGGCAATTCTGGAAATGGTGCGCCTGTTTGGAGATCAATCGTTTAGTTTGCGGAATTTGTTTGCTGAGGAACGCCACCGGATTATGAGGTTGCTCAGTCAGGAAACTTTGACACGGCTGGATCAGCTTTATAGTCAAGTTTACCGGGACAATTACGGGGTGATGATGGCTTTCCACCGCGATGAGTTGACGGTTCCTGCGGAGTTACAGGTCGCTGCGGAGGTAGCTTTGGGACATCGCTGTTTGACAGCCGCGAGGGCTCTGGTGGCTGAAAGTTACGAGCAACGCTTCAGCGTGACAATCATAGCGGAATTGGAAGCGATCGCGGTGGAAGCTGCTCAGCTTCGGTGTCGCGTGAATATTCCAGAGGTCAAGGAAACTTTGGAACGGCTGATTTTGCGATCGCTTGAGGCGTTGTTAAAAGAGGAAAATACAGCCTTAATAGAAGCTGAAATAGACCGCATGGATAGGCTGATTAATTTGGGAAATAAACTCAACTTCGGCTTAAATCTAGATCGCGTCCAAGAGTTGTATTTCCAATCGCTTTACAGTCAAATTGTACCAGTATGTTTGGGGTGGCTGCAACGCCAAGAATCCGAGCAAATTATCACATCAGATGAAGAGAACGGCTCTACTGATTCTCATGCCTTAGTTTGTATTGAGGAGGGAGTTCGCTGGGAGTTACCTCAGATTCGGAAGTTATTGGAGTTAGGTCAAAAGTTGGCTGTTGATGTTAATAGCTGGTTGAAGTTATTGCCGTAG
- a CDS encoding alpha-amylase family glycosyl hydrolase, with product MVEKTLAELDLGALRANRQFFPSPVAWEDQILYFLMLDRFSDGQENEYKDNQGNIVKTGKTPIFTDKDAGNAIKTPEDAQRWREAGVKWVGGNLKGLTSKIGYLKRLGVTALWVSPIFKQVSFYESYHGYGIQNFLDVDPNFGTREDLKTLVETAHQHGIYVILDIILNHAGDIFSYETSDPYWPGPYPVKGFHDKQGKPTIPFGPVNLQKNPEAWPDGAIWPAEFQDPSNFTQKGYIRNWDNYPEYIEGDFFSLKDIRTGQGSTDFYEPSVGLINLCEVYKFWIAYADIDGFRVDTVKHMDRGATRYFTEAIHEFSQLLGKENFYLIGEITGGRQNAYSTLDETGLDAALGISEIPDKLAYLVKGYRDPSTYFSLFRNSLLINKGSHVWFRNKVVTMFDDHDQVEKGNSKSRFCGGENGEKVVLNALAFNAMTLGIPCIYYGSEQCFNGGGDSDRYIREAMFGGEFGSFTSRDRHFFNEENQVYQELAKILEIRQQKITLRRGRQYLRPISGNGVDFGLPRMLGNEIRSVVPWSRLLDKDEIVLAINTDYNQPLTAWVNIDYNLHKVGDRFQCIYSTDKAQIGNTITVEEKGVKCFLVTVPAAGFVIYERVM from the coding sequence GTGGTAGAAAAAACCTTAGCGGAATTAGATTTAGGAGCTTTGCGTGCTAATCGCCAATTTTTCCCCTCTCCGGTAGCATGGGAAGACCAAATACTTTACTTTTTGATGCTAGACCGCTTCTCCGATGGTCAAGAAAATGAATATAAAGATAATCAGGGGAACATCGTTAAAACAGGCAAAACTCCCATTTTCACTGATAAAGATGCCGGCAATGCTATCAAAACTCCAGAAGATGCTCAGCGTTGGCGGGAAGCGGGGGTTAAATGGGTTGGTGGAAATCTTAAGGGACTCACGAGTAAAATAGGCTATTTAAAACGCTTGGGAGTAACAGCTTTGTGGGTAAGTCCGATTTTCAAGCAGGTTTCTTTTTACGAAAGCTATCACGGTTATGGCATTCAAAACTTTCTGGATGTCGATCCCAATTTTGGCACTCGCGAAGATTTAAAAACACTGGTCGAAACCGCTCACCAGCATGGAATTTATGTTATTTTAGACATTATTTTAAACCATGCTGGCGATATTTTTAGTTACGAGACTTCTGACCCCTATTGGCCCGGCCCTTATCCCGTAAAAGGGTTTCATGATAAACAAGGGAAACCAACGATTCCTTTTGGGCCAGTTAATTTACAAAAAAATCCAGAAGCGTGGCCAGATGGAGCAATTTGGCCGGCTGAATTCCAAGATCCATCTAATTTTACGCAAAAAGGTTACATCAGGAATTGGGATAATTATCCTGAATACATAGAAGGTGATTTTTTTAGCTTAAAAGATATTCGTACTGGTCAAGGAAGTACGGATTTTTATGAGCCTTCAGTAGGCCTTATTAACCTGTGCGAAGTTTATAAATTTTGGATTGCTTATGCAGATATAGACGGCTTCCGCGTCGATACAGTCAAGCACATGGATCGAGGTGCTACTCGCTACTTTACTGAAGCTATTCACGAATTTTCTCAACTGCTTGGCAAAGAAAATTTTTACTTAATTGGTGAAATTACTGGAGGTCGTCAAAACGCATATTCGACTCTAGATGAAACTGGTCTAGACGCAGCTTTAGGTATTAGTGAAATTCCAGATAAGCTAGCATATCTAGTCAAAGGATACCGCGATCCAAGTACGTATTTCTCCTTGTTTCGCAATTCACTTTTAATTAATAAAGGTTCTCATGTTTGGTTTAGAAACAAAGTTGTTACTATGTTTGATGACCACGACCAAGTAGAGAAAGGAAATAGTAAAAGTCGTTTTTGTGGTGGAGAAAATGGCGAAAAGGTTGTACTAAATGCTCTAGCTTTCAATGCGATGACTTTAGGTATTCCTTGTATTTACTATGGGAGCGAACAGTGTTTTAATGGTGGCGGAGATAGCGATCGCTACATCCGAGAAGCTATGTTTGGCGGAGAATTTGGCTCATTTACAAGCCGAGATCGACACTTTTTCAATGAAGAGAATCAAGTCTATCAGGAATTAGCAAAAATACTGGAAATCAGGCAACAAAAAATTACTCTGCGGCGGGGTCGCCAATATTTACGTCCTATTTCGGGAAATGGTGTAGATTTTGGTTTACCTCGAATGCTAGGAAATGAGATTCGCTCCGTCGTTCCTTGGTCGCGATTGTTAGATAAAGATGAAATAGTTTTGGCAATAAATACGGACTACAATCAGCCGCTAACTGCCTGGGTAAATATCGATTATAACTTGCATAAAGTTGGCGATCGCTTTCAATGTATTTACTCAACTGATAAGGCACAGATCGGTAATACAATAACAGTAGAGGAAAAAGGTGTTAAATGCTTTTTAGTTACAGTTCCGGCTGCTGGATTTGTGATTTATGAGCGGGTAATGTAG